Within Bufo gargarizans isolate SCDJY-AF-19 unplaced genomic scaffold, ASM1485885v1 original_scaffold_2192_pilon, whole genome shotgun sequence, the genomic segment AAAGCTGCCactgtgaggcacagtatagacGGGCTGCACTACATCTCCCACAATGCAACAGACTGCAGCCATGCTGACGCTCTCCACGTGGAAACCAGCAGCTGAGATATTATCCCCAGGGAGGAATATACAACGTGGTGTgggtttggatgtgactggagtatgttGTGTCAGGCGTATAAGACAcattgcagctctggatgtagcTAGAGTATGACATTTGTATGTAACTGGAGTGTAAGAAATAGCAAAGCTTTAGATGGGACTGGAGCATTAGATATGATGCAGCTCTAGTTGTGAGAGGAGTCAAAAATAGGATGCAATGTAGCACGAGTTATAACAGAAGTACAAGGCATGATGCAGCTCCGGAGGTAACTAGAGTATGATATAACATATATTTGGATGTGACTAGTCACTAGAGCATTAGATGCAATGTAGCACGAGTTATAACAGAAGTACAAGGCATGATGCAGCTCCGGAGGTAACTAGAGTATGACATAACATATatttggatgtgactagagcagtgtttcccaaccagtgtgcctccagctgttgcaaaactacaactcccagcatgcctggacagcttttggctgtgcgggcatgctgggagttgtagttttgcaacagctggaggcacactggttgggaaacactggactagAGCATTAGATGTAATGTAGCACGAGTTATAACCAAAGTACAAGGCATGCTGCAGCTCCGGAGGTAACTAGAGTATGACATAACATATatttggatgtgactagagcatTAGATGCAATGTAGCACGAGTAAAAACAGAAGTACAAGACATGATGCAGCTCCGGAGGTAACTAGAGTGTGACATAACATATatttggatgtgactagagcatTAGATGTAATGTAGCACGAGTTATAACCGAAGTACAAGGCATGATGCAGCTCCAGAGGTAACTAGAGTATGATATAACATATatttggatgtgactagagcatTAGATGCAATGTAGCACGAGTTAAAACAGAAGTACAAGATATGATGCAGCTCCGGAGGTAACTAGAGTATAACATAACATATatttggatgtgactagagcatTAGATGTAATGTAGCACGAGTTATAACAGAAGTACAAGGCATGATGCAGCTCCGGAGGTAACTAGAGTATGACATAACATATatttggatgtgactagagcatTAGATGTAATGTAGCACGAGTTATAACCGAAGTACAAGACATGATGCAGCTCCGCAGGTAACTAGAGTATGATATAACATATatttggatgtgactagagcatTAGATGTAATGTAGCACGAGTTAAAACAGAAGTACAAGACATGATGCAGCTCCGGAGGTAACTAGAGTATGATATAACATATatttggatgtgactagagcatTAGATGTAATGTAGCACGAGTTATAACCGAAGTACAAGGCATGATGCAGCTCCGGAGGCAACTAGAGTATGACATAACATATatttggatgtgactagagcatTACATGCAATGTAGCACAAGTTATAACAGAAGTACAAGACATGATGCAGCTCCAGAGGTAACTAGAGTATGATATAACATATatttggatgtgactagagcatTAGATGCAATGTAGCACGAGTTAAAACAGAAGTACAAGATATGATGCAGCTCCGGAGGTAACTAGAGTATTACATAACATATatttggatgtgactagagcatTAGATGTAATGTAGCACGAGTTATAACAGAAGTACAAGACATGATGCAGCTCCGGAGGTAACTAGAGTATTACATAACATATatttggatgtgactagagcatTACATGCAATGTATCACAAGTTATAACAGAAGTACAAGACATGATGCAGCTCCGGAGGTAACTAGAGTATGATATAACATATatttggatgtgactagagcatTAGATGTAATGTAGCACGAGTTATAACAGAAGTACAAGACATGATGCAGCTCCGGAGGTAACTAGAGTATGATATAACATATATTTGGATGTGGCTAGAGTATAAGCCACTACAGTATGATATAACGTACATATGGATGTAGTTCAGATTGTGATTTTAGATTTGTAGCTTtgaatgtgactggagtataagatatAAAGTAGCTTGGTGTGTGACTAGAATACAAGACTTGTTGCTTTGTATATGATTGGAGTATAGGATATAATGTAGTCCTGGGTGTGACTGATGTACAAGACGTATTGAAGCTTTGGACGGGATAAAGTAACTAGCATATGCGATTTGtggctttggatgtgactggagcagaaGAGCTGTGTAACTGTGTGTGAAGAGAGTTCAAGACTTGTTGCTTTGTATGTGATTGGAGTATAAAGCATAATGGAGCCCTACGTAATGTTACTGAAGACAAAGTCGCCCTGGGTGTGACTAGCATACATGATTTGTAGCTTTGTGTGCGAGTAGAGTCCAAGAATTATTGTTGCTTGGTATGTGATTGGAGTGTAAGACATAAAGTAGCCCTAGGTGAGACTAGCATGCAGGGCTTGTAACTTTGGATATAATTGGAGGATAAAATCTAATGTAGCCCTGGTTGTCACTAAAGTAAAAGACTtgctgcagctttggatgtgactttaGTGAAGATATAAAGTAGCCCTGGGTGTGACTTGTAGCTTTGAATGTAATTGGAGCATAAGATATAATGTAGCCCTAGAGTAAAGGACTtgctgcagctttggatgtgatttTGGTGTAGCTATAACGTAGCATGTAGCTTTGGATGTGtttggagtataagacatgacaCAAGAGGCTCCTGCTTAGGGTTCACATTTAGCTCACCTGACGACCCCCTTTGGACCCTCGGGATAATTTGTGGAGTTTTCCTCGTTCCAGGGCGCTGGGGACAGAAAGTGGCTGTCAGTACGGGGTGACAGAGGACAGTAGAGGGGCCCCCGGGGGCCAGCACCTACCTGAGCTCCCGCTGCACCCGCATCTGCCTCCTCAGCCAGCAGTAACGTATGAGGTATGCCAGGAGGGCCACGACGATCACCAGCCCCAGCGCAGCCCCAATGATGATGCCAAGGACTATGCCTGCGCGGACCGGGCCTGCGGGGGAGGAGCTTAGCGTTAGTGACCGGCGGCCCTTCCTCAGGACGCGCTGCGCAGGAGCGGCTGCTCACCTTTGTCATAGACCAGCAGGTGAACGTAGGACGACTTTCCCACCACGTCCGGCGGGTTCTTGACGTCGCAGGTGAAGGTCCCGTTGTCGCCATATTCCAGATTGTGCAGGACGATGGACCCGTCCTTGCTCCGGGGGTAGCCCACCCACTCGATGCGGTCCTTGAATATCCCGGTGTCATCTATCTGGGCCTGGCCCTTGGAGTAAGTGAAATATCTGCGGCACACAAAGGAGAGGATTTAAAGGGACGGTACACTCAAACAAGACCGGTGGGACGCCCCCAGAATCTGGCATTTGGAGGACGTACCGGCCCTTTAAGAGGGTCACACCCTCTCCGACGCTTACCGAATACGTATTCCTGCTGTTGTCGGGCTGGTAATGCCAGGAGACGGAGAGGTCGTCGGAGATCCATTCACTGGACCAGAAGGTGCAGGACAGGCGGACCTTGGACCCGAAGGTGCCGTGCACCTCTCTGTCCGTGTAAACTTCAATGGCCAGGATCGGGGAGAAGGCTGCGGGGGACGGGGGGCAAGCAAAAAATCATAAAAgaaattcctaaaaaaaaaatactcggaCAGTCTATGGTCATACActtgtaaagcattttttttatatatattttttttttttttgcattgtccaCAATTTCAAAAAGTTTTCAGAATTTTTGCACATCCATCATCACTACAAATGTTCACAATTTTTTCTAAACAACCAACCAAAAagtaattgcatttttttccgttAAATTCTGCACACCCAGGCATTGCGCAATCTACGTGGAAACTGTCAGCAAGTAGGCCGGCTTCTGGTATTATCCTGAGCACTAATATGGGAATATATCATGTACCCTTGGGAGGTAACTGGCATATTTGTACTGGAAGCTTTGGGTGTGTTTGGAGTATAAGATCTATGGGGGGGAACAGGTCACATTAATCGCTCTCCTGATGAATGCTTTCTGAGGCTCGGGATGTTTTGTAAagtttttttctctccttccAGGGACCCAGTTCATTGTATTCACGACAATAATAAGCTGAATCTAGGTGGAAACCATCAGCAGGTAGGCTGGCGTCTATTGCTATCCTGAGAATGGAGGGAGGCCGGAGTGACCCCCTGCTGCCCCCGTTCACTTGATCCCGGGGTAACTCACACATACCCCAGCTAGCctacttgctgatggtttccactCAGAACAACACAGCAAAGTCATGTGCAGTGCA encodes:
- the MPZ gene encoding myelin protein P0, with the translated sequence MESLISSRTPCCLLGLVVLSTLTFSPILAIEVYTDREVHGTFGSKVRLSCTFWSSEWISDDLSVSWHYQPDNSRNTYSVFTYSKGQAQIDDTGIFKDRIEWVGYPRSKDGSIVLHNLEYGDNGTFTCDVKNPPDVVGKSSYVHLLVYDKGPVRAGIVLGIIIGAALGLVIVVALLAYLIRYCWLRRQMRVQRELR